The following proteins come from a genomic window of Lycium ferocissimum isolate CSIRO_LF1 chromosome 4, AGI_CSIRO_Lferr_CH_V1, whole genome shotgun sequence:
- the LOC132052042 gene encoding 3-ketoacyl-CoA synthase 11-like codes for MSEAKQEAQVNNPPSYSRNFPDFKQSVKLKYVKLGYHYLITHGMYLFLSPLVIILAAQLSTFSPTDLYILWEQLRFNLISVVICSTLLVFLSTLYFLTRPRPVYLVNFSCYKPEDSRKCTRQIFMERSKLTGSFPDETLEFQKKILERSGLGESTYLPEAVLRVPPNPCMAEARKEAEIVMFGAIDELLAKTGIKPKDIGILVVNCSLFNPTPSLSAMIVNHYKLRGNIVSYNLGGMGCSAGLISIDLAKDLLQVHPNTYALVLSMENITLNWYFGTEKSMLLPNCLFRMGGAAVLLSNKGSERRRSKYQLVHTVRTHKGSDDKCFSCVYQMEDPNGKVGVSLSKDLMAVAGDALKTNITTLGPLVLPMSEQLLFFATLVGRKLLKMKIKPYIPDFRLAFEHFCIHAGGRAVLDEIEKNLQLTDWHMEPSRMTLYRFGNTSSSSLWYELAYSEAKGRIKRGDRTWQIAFGSGFKCNSAVWKALRSINPAKEKSPWMDEIDQFPVDVPRVAKI; via the coding sequence ATGAGTGAAGCCAAACAAGAAGCGCAAGTCAACAACCCCCCTTCTTATTCCAGAAACTTTCCTGATTTCAAACAATCTGTGAAGCTCAAGTATGTGAAACTTGGATATCATTACCTCATTACCCATGGAATGTACCTATTTTTATCCCCTCTAGTTATTATCCTTGCTGCTCAACTCTCTACGTTCTCGCCCACTGACCTATATATTCTTTGGGAGCAGCTTAGGTTCAATCTCATATCCGTCGTCATATGCTCCACCCTTTTGGTCTTCCTGTCCACCCTCTATTTCCTAACCCGTCCTCGCCCTGTATATCTTGTTAATTTCTCGTGCTATAAGCCTGAAGATTCTAGGAAATGCACAAGGCAGATTTTCATGGAGAGGTCAAAGTTGACTGGTTCATTCCCTGATGAAACTCTTGAGTTCcaaaagaaaattcttgagaGGTCTGGCCTTGGTGAATCAACCTATCTCCCTGAAGCTGTGCTGAGGGTACCACCAAATCCTTGTATGGCAGAAGCACGAAAAGAAGCTGAGATTGTTATGTTTGGTGCCATTGATGAGCTCCTTGCTAAAACCGGTATTAAGCCAAAGGATATTGGAATTCTAGTTGTAAACTGCAGCTTGTTTAATCCAACCCCCTCATTGTCTGCAATGATTGTGAACCATTACAAGCTTCGTGGGAACATTGTTAGCTACAATCTTGGTGGAATGGGTTGTAGTGCTGGTTTAATCTCGATAGATCTTGCAAAAGATCTTCTTCAAGTCCATCCCAATACGTATGCTTTGGTGCTCAGCATGGAAAACATCACCCTGAACTGGTATTTTGGGACTGAGAAATCGATGCTCCTTCCAAATTGCTTATTCCGGATGGGAGGTGCTGCTGTATTGCTCTCCAACAAAGGATCTGAGCGAAGAAGATCAAAGTACCAGTTGGTCCATACTGTCAGAACTCACAAAGGCTCCGATGACAAGTGCTTTTCTTGTGTTTATCAAATGGAAGATCCCAATGGAAAAGTTGGAGTATCACTGTCAAAGGATTTGATGGCAGTAGCCGGCGATGCTCTAAAAACCAATATCACTACATTGGGTCCTCTTGTGCTTCCCATGTCCGAGCAGTTGCTTTTCTTCGCCACCCTCGTGGGAAGAAAACTGTTGAAGATGAAGATCAAACCTTATATCCCAGACTTTAGATTGGCCTTTGAGCATTTCTGCATTCACGCTGGTGGCAGAGCTGTGTTAGATGAAATAGAGAAAAACCTGCAACTCACTGACTGGCACATGGAGCCTTCAAGGATGACATTGTATCGATTCGGCAACACCTCAAGCAGCTCCCTTTGGTACGAATTGGCCTACTCGGAAGCTAAGGGAAGGATCAAGAGGGGAGACCGAACTTGGCAGATAGCGTTTGGTTCAGGGTTCAAATGTAACAGTGCAGTTTGGAAAGCTTTACGATCGATTAATCCAGCCAAGGAGAAGAGCCCGTGGATGGATGAGATCGACCAGTTCCCTGTGGATGTTCCAAGGGTTGCAAAAATCTAA
- the LOC132052043 gene encoding uncharacterized protein LOC132052043, which translates to MGAGREVVISLDGVRDKNIMQLKKINTAIFPVRYNDKYYTDAIASGDFTKLAYYSDICVGSIACRLEKKEGGTVSVYIMTLGVLAPYRGLGTGTKLLNHVLDLCAKQNVNEIYLHVHTINEDAINFYKKFGFEVTDKIQNYYTNITPPDCFVLKKFITQTKK; encoded by the exons ATGGGGGCAGGACGTGAAGTTGTAATTTCGTTGGATGGAGTTAGGGACAAGAACATTATGCAACTCAAGAAAATCAACACTGCTATTTTCCCAGTACGCTATAACGATAAGTATTACACTGATGCTATTGCCTCTGGTGATTTCACCAAGCTAG CATATTACAGTGATATCTGTGTAGGTTCAATTGCATGTCGCCTTGAGAAGAAGGAGGGCGGGACTGTTAGTGTTTACATAATGACTCTGGGTGTTTTGGCTCCATATCGTGGGTTAGGTACTG GCACAAAGCTGTTGAATCATGTTCTCGATCTTTGTGCCAAGCAGAACGTTAATGAGATTTATTTGCATGTGCACACAATTAATGAAGATGCCATCAATTTCTATAAGAAATTTGGATTCGAGGTTACAGATAAAATCCAAAACTATTATACAAACATTACCCCACCAGACTGTTTTGTCCTGAAGAAGTTCATCACTCAAACAAAGAAATAG
- the LOC132053885 gene encoding large ribosomal subunit protein eL20-like, producing the protein MGIYDLCLLHVYYGLFQHKYRMSQYWKFLMDIGRSATNEVHAKSKFWYFLRELKKVKKRNGQMLAINEIFEKNRTKIKNYGIWLRYQSRIGYHNMYKEYRDTTLNGGVE; encoded by the exons ATGGGGATCTATGATCTGTGTCTTCTTCATGTTTATTATGGTCTGTTTCAGCACAAGTATAGAATGTCTCAATACTGGAAATTCTTAATGGATATTGGTCGAT CTGCTACCAATGAAGTCCATGCTAAATCCAAGTTCTG GTACTTCTTGAGAGAACTGAAGAAGGTGAAAAAGAGGAACGGGCAGATGCTTGCTATTAATGAG ATCTTTGAGAAGAACCGGACTAAGATCAAGAACTACGGTATATGGCTGCGTTATCAGAGCAGAATTGggtatcacaacatgtacaaggAGTACCGTGATACCACTTTGAATGGAGGTGTGGAATAG